The following proteins come from a genomic window of Patescibacteria group bacterium:
- the radA gene encoding DNA repair protein RadA, producing the protein MAKSTKQFSCQSCGAITSKWGGKCMQCGAWDSLVESVSLGGLKSRSSVSQAHQPEQFDEISSSGKSRISTGNIEIDSVLGGGIVPGSLVLLAGDPGIGKSTLVLQIAAEIAKSYKVLYISGEESASQVKLRGSRLKGLHTDFDFLATTDIQDVLSHAESSKYQLIVVDSIQTMASQELSGAAGTTSQITNNTNSLVRAAKSTNTSFIIIGHVTKEGNVAGPRLMEHLVDVVLYLEGERYGLLKLLRGVKNRFGATNEIGMLEMTEGGLTAVSNPSKALLQERQELPGSVIYVGMEGSRPILVEVQALVSPSVFGYPKRVADGFDINRLGLLCAVMQKRGRVNLSSQDVYVNIVGGIRLSEPAIDLAIILAIASASSGKVINSESVVFGEVGLSGEIRSVNMPSIRLKEAKKLGFGKAIVPASVSGTGCIGVRTIADAIKSLK; encoded by the coding sequence ATGGCCAAATCAACAAAACAATTCTCCTGCCAAAGCTGCGGCGCTATAACTAGTAAGTGGGGTGGCAAATGTATGCAGTGCGGCGCCTGGGACAGTCTAGTTGAGTCCGTTTCGCTTGGTGGATTAAAATCTAGGTCATCTGTCAGTCAGGCTCACCAGCCAGAACAATTCGATGAAATTTCATCTTCTGGTAAAAGCCGAATTAGCACAGGTAACATCGAGATAGATTCCGTATTAGGGGGTGGTATTGTGCCTGGTAGCTTAGTGTTATTGGCAGGCGACCCGGGCATAGGTAAGTCTACCCTAGTATTACAGATTGCTGCCGAGATAGCTAAGTCCTACAAGGTTCTCTATATTAGCGGCGAGGAATCTGCATCGCAAGTAAAGCTAAGAGGAAGCAGGCTCAAGGGGCTACATACAGACTTCGATTTCTTGGCAACGACCGATATCCAGGATGTTCTGTCTCATGCCGAATCTAGTAAGTACCAACTAATAGTAGTTGATTCAATCCAAACGATGGCTAGCCAGGAACTTAGTGGGGCAGCCGGAACGACAAGCCAAATAACAAACAATACCAATAGCCTGGTTAGGGCCGCAAAAAGCACGAATACTTCCTTTATAATAATTGGCCATGTTACCAAAGAAGGTAATGTAGCTGGCCCAAGGCTTATGGAGCATTTAGTCGATGTAGTCCTATACCTTGAAGGTGAAAGATATGGCCTTCTAAAGTTACTTAGGGGTGTAAAAAATAGATTTGGTGCTACAAATGAGATTGGCATGCTAGAGATGACTGAGGGGGGTCTAACCGCAGTCAGTAACCCATCCAAGGCACTATTGCAAGAAAGGCAGGAGCTGCCAGGTAGCGTAATATATGTTGGCATGGAGGGCAGCCGGCCAATATTAGTGGAGGTCCAAGCCCTTGTAAGCCCGAGCGTGTTTGGGTACCCCAAGAGAGTAGCAGATGGGTTCGATATTAATCGGCTTGGCTTACTATGCGCTGTGATGCAAAAAAGAGGCAGGGTCAACTTGAGTAGTCAGGATGTTTATGTTAATATCGTTGGTGGTATCAGGCTATCTGAGCCAGCTATTGATCTAGCAATTATTTTGGCCATAGCATCCGCGTCGAGCGGAAAAGTAATCAATTCGGAGTCAGTGGTATTCGGTGAAGTTGGACTTAGTGGTGAGATCAGATCTGTAAATATGCCCAGTATTAGGCTTAAGGAAGCCAAGAAGTTAGGTTTTGGTAAGGCTATTGTCCCAGCTAGCGTCAGCGGAACTGGCTGCATCGGGGTTAGAACAATTGCCGATGCAATAAAATCATTAAAGTAA